The genomic region GGGCCTTCCCACCGGGCGGCCCGCGCACCAACAGCTGGCAGATGCCGTTCGGCGCGATGTCGGCCGCGCACACGCTGGCGCTCAACGCGCAGCGGCACATGGACCGCTACGGCACCACCCGCGAGACACTGGGCTGGATCGCGTTGAACCAGCGGGCGAACGCGGCGCTGAACCCGACGGCGATCTACCGCGACCCGATGACGATGGACGACTACCTCAATGCGCGGCTGATCACCACGCCGTTCGGTCTCTACGACTGCGACGTGCCGTGCGACGGCGCGGTCGCGGTGGTCGTCTCGGCGGTCGAGGCGGCCAGGGACATGCCGCGCAAGCCGGTCTACTTCGAGGCCGTCGGCACCCAGATCGTCGAACGCACCGACTGGGACCAGGGCACGCTGACCCATGAACCGCAGGTGCTCGGCCAGGCCGCGCACCTGTGGACCCGGACGTCGTTGCGCCCCGAGGACGTCGACGTCGCCGAACTCTACGACGGGTTCACCTTCAACTGCCTGTCGTGGCTGGAGGCGTTGGGGTTCTGCGGCATCGGCGAGGCCAAGGACTTCCTCGACGGCGGCAGGGCCATCGCCCGCGACGGGGTCATCCCGCTCAACACCCACGGCGGCCAGCTCTCGCACGGCCGCACCCACGGGATGGGCCTGGTGCACGAGGCGGTCACACAACTGCGCGGCGACGCCGGGGAACGCCAGGTGCCCGGCGCCCGCGTCGCGGTCGTCAGCAGCGGCGGCCTGACCCCCAGCGGTGTGCTGCTGTTGCGAACGGACGAATGAGCCCCGGCGAGATGAGCGAGGTCAAGGTCCGCCCGCGCGTCGTCCTCGTCGACGGCGTTCCGATGTCGGGGCTGATCGCCGCCGCCGCCGAGCCCACCGCCGTCGTCGTCGCCATCCACGGCGGGGCAAGCACCGCAGCGTATTTCGACTGCCCGGGCCACCCCGAGCTGTCCCTGCTGCGCACCGGGCCCGCGCTGGGCTTCACGGTGGTGGCGATCGACCGGCCCGGCTACGGCAGCTCGGCGCCGTACCCGGAGGTGATGGAGCGCCCGGAGCAGCGGGTGGCGCTGGCGTACGGGGCCGTCGACGCGATGCTCGGCGACAAGCCGCGCGGCGCCGGACTGTTCCTGCTGGGACACTCCGCGGGCTGCGAGCTTGCGGTGCGCATGGCCGCCGACGAAAAGGCGGACAGCGCACCGGTTCTCGGCGTGAGCCTGGCTGGTACCGGGCTGCGCTACGCCGACGCCGCGGTCGACATCATCAAGAACACCACCGCCACCCGGCGGCCCTCGGGGCTGCGTGATCTGCTGTGGCAGCCCGCCGACGCGTATCCGCCGGAGGTGCTGTCGGGGCTGACGAACTCGTCGTCGGGCGCGCCGTACGAGTCCGAGGTGACGAAGTACTGGCCGCGCCGCGATTTCCCGGAGCAGGCGGCCAGGGTCCGGGTTCCCGTGCAGTTCACCGTCGCCGAACACGAACGGGTGTGGCGCACCGACCCGGCGGCGCTGGCCGACATCGAGGCCCTGTTCACCGCGGCGCCGCGCTTCGAACGCACCGACCAGCCGGGTGCGGGCCACAATCTCTCGCTGTCACTGGCCGGGGCGGACTACCACCGCAAGGTGCTGTCGTTCGCCGCGGGCTGCGTCGACGGCGCTGATCGGAACACTCAACAGAAAGTGGAGGGCCAGTGATGCGCGTCGGATTCATCGGACTGGGTAGCCAGGGCGGGCCCATGGCGCGCCGGATCGTCGAGGGCGGTTTCGAGACGACGTTGTGGGCGCGCCGGGCGGCCAGCCTCGAACCGTACGCCGACACCGCGGCCAAGACGGCGGGCTCGCCTGCCGAACTGGGGGCGGCCAGCGACCTGGTGTGCCTGTGTGTGGTCGGCGACGACGACGTCCGCGAGGTGCTCTACGGCGACAACGGCGTGCTGGCCGGCATGTCGTCCGGGGGCGTCATCGCGATCCACAGCACCGTGCATCCCGACACCTGCCGCGAGGTCGCCGAGGCCGCCGGCAAGAAGGGGGTGGCGGTGATCGACGCGCCGGTCAGCGGCGGCGGGCCCGCCGTCGAGGAGGGCAAGCTGCTGGTGATGGTCGGCGGCGACGAGGAGGTCGTGCAGCGCTGCCGCCCGGTGTTCGAGACCTACGCCGACCCGATCGTGCATCTGGGCCCGCTGGGCAGCGGCCAGGTCACCAAGATCCTCAACAACCTGCTGTTCACCGCGAATCTCGGCGCGGCGCTGAGCACGCTGGATCTCGGCGAGGCCCTCGGTATCCCGCGGGTGCGGCTGGCCGAGGTGCTCAACGGCGGTTCGGCGACCAGCAAGGCGCTGGGCAGCATCGCGATCTTCGGCGGCACCGTCGAGGGTCTAGCCCCGATCGCCGGGGCGCTGCTGCAGAAGGACGTCCGCCACGCCGCCACCATCGCGGCCAGCAGCGACATCCCCGAGGGGACGGTGTTCACGGTGGCCGACACGGCGCTGCACAACATGGAGTTCCCCCGATGACCGGAAGGCACCGCTGATGCGGGTCGGGTTCGTCGGCGCGGGCCGGATGGGCGCGCCGATGGTGCGCCGTCTGGTCGACGCCGGCCACGACGTGCGGGTGCTCGGACGCAGCGAGGAGAAGTCCGAAGCGATCCGCGAGCTCGGCGCCCGCCCGGTGGCCACGCTGGCCGAGGTGGCCGACGGCGCCGATGTGGTGATCGTCTGCGTGTTCACCGACGAACAGGTGCGGCAGGTCTGTCTGGCCGACGGGCTGGTCGCGGCGCTGGCACCGGAGGCCACCCTGGTCATCCACACCACCGGCAGCCCACGCACCGCGCAGTCGATCGCCGAATGCGGTGTGCGGGTGGTCGACGCGCCGGTCAGCGGCGGTCCGCACAACATCGCCGCAGGTGAGGTGACGCTGTTCGTGGGCGGCGACGACGCCACCGTCGCCGCGGTACGCCCGGTGCTGGCCGCCTACGGTGAGCCGATCCTGCACGTCGGCGCGCTGGGCTCGGGGCAGGCGGTCAAGCTGGTCAACAACAGCCTGTTCGCCGCGCAGATCGGCCTGCTGCGCACCGCCGTCGACCTCGGTGCTCGGCTCGGGGTCGAGGAGGCACGGCTGTTGTCGGCGATCACGCACGGCAGCGGGTCCAGCCGGGTCGGCAAGTTGCTCGCCGGACGGGGTTCGGTGTCCGGGTTCGTCGCCGACGTCGGCGAGTTCATCGGCAAGGACGTCGCCGTCGTCCGGCAGGTCGCCGCCGAGCTGGGCAGCACGCTCGGGTTGCTCGACGACGTCATCGATGCTGGAATCCGGCCCTAAATAGCCGCCGATTGGCTTACTCTAAGCCGTCCCGTGAGGCATACTATTGGCGTTACATTATCGCCGCCTCGCGTAACGGATGCGGTCGTCAGCCCGCCGCGAAAGAGGAGATCATGACCAAGCCCAAGCTGGTGTTCAACCCGGTCGCTCCGGAGTACTTCCAGAACCCGTACGAGATCTACCGCCGGATGCGCGACGAGGCTCCGATCTACTACAACGAGGAAGAGGACTTCTACGCGATCACCCGGCACGCCGACGTGGCCGCGGCGTTCAAGGACTACGAGGGGTTCTCCTCCGCGTACGGCTGCGACCTGGCGATGGTGCGCTCGGGCGAGGTGCCGCAGCGGTCGATCATCTTCATGGACCCGCCGGACCACCGGCACATGCGCAGCCTGCTGAACAAGGCGTTCACGCCGCGGGCGATCCAGTCACAGCGCGAGACGGTCGAGGAGCTCATCGACCACTACCTGTCGCAGGCCGACCCGGACAACTTCGATGTGGTGCAGGACTTCTCCGGACCGTTCCCGGTCGAGGTGATCACCCGGATGGCCGGCGTCCCCGAGGAGTTCCGCCAGCAGGTGCGGCACTGGATCGACACCAGCCTGGAGCGTCTGCCGGGCCAGATCGAGATGTCCGAGCGCAACATGCAGGCCAACATCGAGTCGGGCATGTACTACTACAGCCTGGTTCAGGAGCGCCGCAAGAACCCGCAGGACGACATGATCAGCCGGCTGATCGCCGCGGAGATCCCCGACGAGAACGGCGGCATGCGCAAGCTCGACGACATCGAGATCACCGGTTTCGCAACGCTTCTCGGCGGAGCGGGCGCGGAGACGGTGACCAAGCTGCTCGGCAGCGCGGTGGTGGTGTTCGCCGAGCACCCGGACCAGTGGCAGATGCTGCGCGAAAACCGTGATCTGATCCCCGACGCGGTCGAGGAGCTGCTGCGCTACGTGGGTCCGGTGCAGTACAACGTGCGCTACAGCCTCAAGGAGGTCGAGCTGCCCAGCGGCACGGTGCCCGCGCACAAGCCGGTGTTCCTGATGGGCGCGGCGGCCAACCGCGACCCGCGGGCGTTCACCAACGCCGAGACGTTCGACATCACCCGCGACCGCACCGAGGCCCAGAACCTCGGCTTCGGCTACGGCATCCACAGCTGCCTGGGCGCCGCCCTGGCCCGGATGGAGAGCGCGATCGCCCTGGATCGGCTGCTGGACTTCATGCCGCGCTACGAGGTCGATTTCGACGGCCTGGAGCGGGTGACGATGCAGAACGTCGCGGGCTACCACCACGTTCCGGTCCGGGTACTGAAGTAACGAAGAGCGAGGCGAGAACCTAAATGACCCAGAAGATCGAAGTCGACTTCGGACTCTGCGAGGCCAACGGGGTGTGCATGGGCATCATCCCGGAGGTGTTCGACCTCGATGACCAGGACTACCTGCACGTACTGCAGGACGAGGTGACCCCGAGAACGAGGAGCAGGTCAGAGAAGCGGTCCGCCAGTGCCCTCGGCAGGCCATCTCCATCCGCGACGCATGACCCGGGCCAAGCTGGTCTTCGACCCGTTCTCCGAGGAGTTCTTCAACAACCCCTACGACATCTACCGGCGCCTGCGTGAAGAGGCTCCCGTCTACTACAACGAGGAGTACGACTTCTACGCGCTGAGCCGCCACGAGGATGTCGCGGCGGCCTACCGGGACTTCGAGACCTATTCGTCGGCGTACGGTCTGGATCTCGCGACGGTCCGGTCCGACGAGCCGATGCCGGCCAAGATGATCATCGTCATGGACCCGCCCGAGCACCGGCAGATGCGCAGCCTGGTGAACAAGGTGTTCACCCCGCGGGCCATCGAGGCGATGCGGCCCATGGTGACGGCGACCATCGACCGGTTCCTGTCGCGGGTGGATCCCGACCAGTTCGACGTGGTCGCGGACTTCTCGGCGCTGTTCCCGGTCGAGGTGATCAGCCAGATGCTGGGCGTGCCCGAGGAGTACCGCCAGCAGGTCGGCGAGTGGGTGGACACCACGCTGCGCCGCGAGCCCGGCCAGATCGACATGTCCGAGGAGGGCATGCAGGCCGTCGGTCAGCTGATGGGGCTGTACTACCGCATCATTCAGGAGCGCCGGGCCAACCCGCAGGACGACATGTTCAGCCGGTTGATCGCCGCCGAGGTCACCCGGGAGGACGGGCAGACACAGTCGCTCGACGACTTCGAGATCGCCGGCTTCGCCACCCTGCTCGGCGGTGCGGGCGCCGAGACCGTGACCAAGCTGGTCGGCAACGCCGCGGTGACGTTCGCGCGCAACCCCGACCAGTGGCAGAAGCTGCTCGACAACCGCGACAAGATCCCGGCCGCGGTCGAGGAGCTGCTCCGCTACGAGGCGCCCAACCAGTACAACGTGCGCCGCTCGATGAGAGACGTTGAGCTGCACGGCGTCACGATCCCCG from Mycolicibacterium phlei harbors:
- a CDS encoding alpha/beta fold hydrolase, which codes for MSEVKVRPRVVLVDGVPMSGLIAAAAEPTAVVVAIHGGASTAAYFDCPGHPELSLLRTGPALGFTVVAIDRPGYGSSAPYPEVMERPEQRVALAYGAVDAMLGDKPRGAGLFLLGHSAGCELAVRMAADEKADSAPVLGVSLAGTGLRYADAAVDIIKNTTATRRPSGLRDLLWQPADAYPPEVLSGLTNSSSGAPYESEVTKYWPRRDFPEQAARVRVPVQFTVAEHERVWRTDPAALADIEALFTAAPRFERTDQPGAGHNLSLSLAGADYHRKVLSFAAGCVDGADRNTQQKVEGQ
- a CDS encoding NAD(P)-dependent oxidoreductase translates to MRVGFIGLGSQGGPMARRIVEGGFETTLWARRAASLEPYADTAAKTAGSPAELGAASDLVCLCVVGDDDVREVLYGDNGVLAGMSSGGVIAIHSTVHPDTCREVAEAAGKKGVAVIDAPVSGGGPAVEEGKLLVMVGGDEEVVQRCRPVFETYADPIVHLGPLGSGQVTKILNNLLFTANLGAALSTLDLGEALGIPRVRLAEVLNGGSATSKALGSIAIFGGTVEGLAPIAGALLQKDVRHAATIAASSDIPEGTVFTVADTALHNMEFPR
- a CDS encoding NAD(P)-dependent oxidoreductase, coding for MRVGFVGAGRMGAPMVRRLVDAGHDVRVLGRSEEKSEAIRELGARPVATLAEVADGADVVIVCVFTDEQVRQVCLADGLVAALAPEATLVIHTTGSPRTAQSIAECGVRVVDAPVSGGPHNIAAGEVTLFVGGDDATVAAVRPVLAAYGEPILHVGALGSGQAVKLVNNSLFAAQIGLLRTAVDLGARLGVEEARLLSAITHGSGSSRVGKLLAGRGSVSGFVADVGEFIGKDVAVVRQVAAELGSTLGLLDDVIDAGIRP
- a CDS encoding cytochrome P450 encodes the protein MTKPKLVFNPVAPEYFQNPYEIYRRMRDEAPIYYNEEEDFYAITRHADVAAAFKDYEGFSSAYGCDLAMVRSGEVPQRSIIFMDPPDHRHMRSLLNKAFTPRAIQSQRETVEELIDHYLSQADPDNFDVVQDFSGPFPVEVITRMAGVPEEFRQQVRHWIDTSLERLPGQIEMSERNMQANIESGMYYYSLVQERRKNPQDDMISRLIAAEIPDENGGMRKLDDIEITGFATLLGGAGAETVTKLLGSAVVVFAEHPDQWQMLRENRDLIPDAVEELLRYVGPVQYNVRYSLKEVELPSGTVPAHKPVFLMGAAANRDPRAFTNAETFDITRDRTEAQNLGFGYGIHSCLGAALARMESAIALDRLLDFMPRYEVDFDGLERVTMQNVAGYHHVPVRVLK
- a CDS encoding cytochrome P450, producing MTRAKLVFDPFSEEFFNNPYDIYRRLREEAPVYYNEEYDFYALSRHEDVAAAYRDFETYSSAYGLDLATVRSDEPMPAKMIIVMDPPEHRQMRSLVNKVFTPRAIEAMRPMVTATIDRFLSRVDPDQFDVVADFSALFPVEVISQMLGVPEEYRQQVGEWVDTTLRREPGQIDMSEEGMQAVGQLMGLYYRIIQERRANPQDDMFSRLIAAEVTREDGQTQSLDDFEIAGFATLLGGAGAETVTKLVGNAAVTFARNPDQWQKLLDNRDKIPAAVEELLRYEAPNQYNVRRSMRDVELHGVTIPEGKPVFLLTGSANRDPEAFTDADRFDIDRDRTEAQNLGFGYGVHSCLGAALARMESAIALSRLLDFMPRYEVLWDGCKRVAAQNVAGWSNVPVRVLR